A single window of Excalfactoria chinensis isolate bCotChi1 chromosome 13, bCotChi1.hap2, whole genome shotgun sequence DNA harbors:
- the RBM27 gene encoding RNA-binding protein 27, whose amino-acid sequence MLIDNVDALKSWLAKLLEPICDADPSALANYVVALVKKDKPEKELKAFCADQLDVFLQKETSGFVDKLFESLYTKSYLPSHEPTKVEAKPAGQEKEVIKEESVKQNFQESVEEERDSRKKKHSSPQRSRTDSSEQRTREKRRDDGKWRDYDRYYDRSDLYRDKSSWRRGRSKSRSKSRGLSRSRSRSRGRSKDHDANRSVEHRERSKFKSERNDVEGAYNPVSASASNSTEQYSAAQSIPSAVTVIAPAHHLENTTESWSNYYNNHSNPSSFSRNPPPKRRCQDYDERGFCVLGDLCQFDHGNDPLVVDEVSLPSMIPFPPPPPGLPPPPGMLLPPMPGPARSLRIPVPQAHPQAPPPVVLPVPRPPLTQSGLINNREQPGTSAVPSLAPVGARLPPPLPQNLLYTVSEHTYEPDGYNPEAPSITSAGRSQYRQFFTRAQTQRPNLIGLTSGEMDTNPRAANIIIQTEPPIPITNNSSNVTRVVLEPDSRKRSPSSLECPPLKKPWLGKQANNNQNKPGFLKKNQYTNTKLEVRKIPPELNNITQLNEHFSKFGTIVNIQVAFQNDPEAALIQYLTNDEARKAISSTEAVLNNRFIRVHWHRESEQQPTLLQQQQQQSPSQSLHHQLHLQQQALTPAPAVTMHSNMSKALNKPLAAGAYVLNKVPVKRRLGAAGGNQSDLSQTGAVVEDSQTFPTSTSHSKMVYSSSNLKAAMKPGAGSKPHDIQEALKKKQEAMKLQQDMRKKKQEMLEKQIECQKMLISKLEKNKAMKPEERAEIMKTLKELAGKISQLKDELKTSSTASTPSKLKSKTEAQKELLDAELDFHKRLSSGEDTTELRKKLNQLQVEAARLGILPAGRGKTVPAQGRGRGRGRGGRGRGMLNHMVVDHRPKALTVGGFIEEEKDELLQHFSKFGDIEDLQEEDSPLSVVLTFKSRSEAENAANQGSKFKDRRLQISWYKPKVPSVSTEVEEEESKEEETETSDLFLHEDDDDEDEDEDESRSWRR is encoded by the exons ATGCTCATCGACAACGTGGACGCGCTCAAGTCCTGGCTGGCCAAGCTGCTGGAGCCGAT ATGTGATGCAGACCCGTCAGCCTTAGCCAACTATGTTGTGGCATTAGTTAAGAAAGACAAACCAGAGAAAGAGCTAAAAGCTTTCTGTGCTGATCAGCTGGACGTCTTTCTGCAAAAAG AAACTTCAGGTTTTGTAGATAAACTGTTTGAAAGTCTGTACACAAAGAGTTACCTTCCTTCTCATGAACCCACAAAAGTAGAAGCAAAGCCTGCAGgtcaggaaaaagaagtcatCAAGGAAGAG TCTGTTAAACAGAATTTTCAAGAATCAGTTGAAGAAGAGCGGGAtagcaggaaaaagaagcattcTAGTCCACAGAGAAGCCGTACAGATTCCAGTGAACAAAG aaccagagagaaaaggagagatgaTGGGAAATGGAGGGACTATGACAGATACTATGACAGGAGTGACCTGTACAGAGACAAGTCCAGCTGGCGGCGAGGCAGGAGCAAAAGTCGGAGTAAAAGCAGAGGATTGAGTCGAAGTCGGAGCCGCAGCAGGGGTAGAAGCAAAGACCATGATGCAAACAGAAGTGTTG aGCACCGTGAGAGATCAAAATTCAAGAGTGAACGAAATGATGTTGAAGGCGCATATAATCCAGTTTCTGCATCTGCCAGTAACTCTACTGAACAGTATTCTGCTGCACAGTCTATTCCCAGTGCTGTTACTGTAATTGCACCTGCGCACCATCttgaaaacacaacagagaGTTGGTCAAATTATTATAACAATCATAGCAATCCCAGTTCATTTAGCAGAAATCCTCCACCTAAGAGAAGGTGTCAAGATTATGATG agcGAGGATTTTGTGTACTTGGTGATCTTTGTCAGTTTGATCATGGAAATGATCCTTTAGTAGTAGATGAAGTTTCCTTGCCAAGTATGATTCCTtttcctccaccacctcctggaCTTCCACCCCCTCCTGGTATGCTTCTGCCTCCCATGCCAGGTCCAGCTCGCAGTTTGAGGATACCAGTTCCACAAGCTCATCCACAGGCACCGCCTCCTGTTGTACTTCCTGTACCAA GACCACCTTTAACTCAGTCTGGTCTGATAAATAACCGCGAGCAGCCTGGGACGAGTGCAGTGCCCAGCCTGGCGCCTGTAGGAGCACGGCTGCCTCCTCCCTTACCCCAGAACCTACTGTACACAGTATCAGAAC ATACATATGAGCCAGATGGCTACAACCCTGAAGCTCCTAGTATTACCAGTGCTGGTAGATCTCAGTATCGGCAGTTCTTTACAAGAGCACAAACACAGCGTCCAAATCTAATTGGCTTAACATCTGGGGAGATGGATACAAATCCAAGAG ctgcCAATATTATCATTCAGACTGAACCTCCCATTCCCATTACAAATAATAGCAGCAATGTAACTAGAGTTGTACTTGAACCAGACAGCAGAAAAAGGTCTCCAAGTAGTTTGGAATGTCCACCATTGAAGAAACCATGGCTGGGAAA GCAAGCAAATAATAACCAGAATAAGCCAGGTTTTCTGAAAAAGAATCAGTACACTAACACAAAATTAGAAGTTCGAAAAATTCCACCAGAACTGAACAATATTACACAACTCAACGAGCACTTCAGCAAGTTTGGAACGATTGTAAACATtcag GTTGCTTTCCAGAATGATCCTGAAGCTGCTCTAATTCAGTACTTAACTAATGACGAGGCTAGGAAGGCAATTTCAAGCACAGAGGCAGTTTTAAACAATCGGTTTATAAGGGTGCACTGGCACAGGGAAAGCGAACAGCAACCCACACTGctgcagcaacaacagcagcagtcaCCCTCACAGTCTCTTCATCACCAACTTCATCTTCAGCAGCAAGCCCTGaccccagctcctgctgtgacAATGCACAGTAATATGTCCAAG GCACTGAATAAGCCGCTGGCAGCTGGTGCCTATGTCCTCAATAAAGTCCCAGTGAAACGTCGCCTTGGAGCAGCAGGTGGAAATCAGTCTGATCTAAGTCAGACTGGGGCTGTAGTAGAGGACTCTCAG ACATTTCCTACTTCTACAAGCCACTCAAAAATGGTTTATAGTTCTTCAAACTTAAAGGCTGCTATGAAGCCTGGTGCAGGATCTAAACCTCATGACATACAAGAAGCTCTTAAGAAAAAGCAG GAGGCAATGAAACTCCAACAAgacatgaggaaaaagaagcaggagATGTTGGAAAAGCAAATTGAATGTCAGAAG atgttGATATCCaagctggagaaaaacaagGCCATGAAACCAGAAGAGAGAGCAGAAATAATGAAGACATTGAAAGAACTAGCAGGAAAAATATCTCAGTTAAAAGATGAGTTAAAAACTTCATCTACAGCCTCAACACCATCAAAATTAAAGTCCAAGACAGAG GCACAGAAGGAACTTCTGGATGCAGAACTAGACTTCCACAAAAGACTCTCTTCTGGAGAAGACACAACTGAACTGCGGAAAAAGCTAAATCAGCTACAAGTAGAG GCTGCCCGTTTAGGCATTTTGCCTGCTGGCCGAGGAAAGACAGTTCCAGCCCAAGGGAGAGGACGAGGACGGGGTCGTggtgggagaggaaggggaatgTTAAATCATATGGTGGTTGACCATCGTCCCAAAGCACTAACAGTTGGAGGGTTcattgaagaggaaaaagatgagttgctgcagcacttctct aAATTTGGAGATATTGAGGATCTCCAAGAAGAAGATTCCCCACTAAGTGTTGTTCTAACTTTTAAATCTCGCTCTGAAGCTGAGAAT GCTGCTAACCAGGGATCCAAGTTTAAAGACCGAAGGCTACAGATATCATGGTACAAACCTAAGGTACCCTCTGTGTCCACAGAAGTTGAGGAAGAGGAATCTAAGGAAGAG GAGACTGAAACCTCAGATTTGTTTTTGCAcgaagatgatgatgatgaggatgaagatgaggatgaaTCCCGTTCTTGGAGAAGATGA